In [Mycobacterium] stephanolepidis, the genomic window GGTGCCGGCGATCGAGGTGGATTACCTGGAGGTGCGCGGCGCCGATCTGGGCCCCGCACCCGCACAAGGACCCGGCCGCATGCTGGTGGCTGCCAAGCTCGGTACCACCCGGTTACTGGACAACGTTCCGTTGGAATTGGGCGGCGGAATCGACTCCTCCGGACCTGCGGACCCCGATCACGCACTGCCCTGGCGAAACTGACTGGAGGACAATGATGTTCCGCACGATGATGAAATCGAAGATCCATCGCGCCACGGTGACGCATGCCGATCTGCATTACGTAGGTTCGGTCACCATCGATCCCGATCTCATGGAGGCCGCCGACTTGCTCGAGGGCGAGCAGGTCACCATCGTCGATATCGACAACGGTGCTCGGCTGGAGACGTACGCGATCACCGGCACGCGTGGCAGTGGCGTCATCGGGATCAACGGTGCCGCAGCACATCTGGTACATCCTGGGGATCTCGTGATCATCATCGCCTACGGTGTGATGAGTGATGAGGAGGCACGCGCCTTCACGCCGCGCGTGGTGTTCGTCGACTCGGACAACAAGCAGGTTGAGCTGGGCGAGCACTCCGGCGACCCGGCCTACGTACCCGAGAACTTCGGTCTGGTATCGCCCCGCGGTCTGGTGTAGCCGTGCTGCTGGCCATCGACGTACGTAACACCCATACCGTCCTCGGGTTGGTATCGGGCACCGGCGAGCATGCCAAGGTCGTTCAGCACTGGCGGATTCGCACGGAACCCGAGATCACCGCTGATGAGCTGGCCCTCACCATCGACGGACTGATCGGCGATGACAGCGAGACGCTGACCGGCGTCGCGGCACTGTCCACCGTGCCCTCTGTGTTGCACGAAATGCGGGGAATGTTCGATCAGTACTGGTCGGCTGTTCCGCAGGTCCTCATCGAGCCGGGCGTGCGTACGGGCCTGCCGCTGCTCGTCGACAACCCGAAAGAAGTCGGCGCCGACCGAATAGTGAATTGCCTTGCCGCACACAATAGATTTGGTTCGGCATGCATCGTGGTGGACTTTGGATCCTCGATCTGTGTGGATGTGGTGTCGGCCAAGGGTGAATTCCTGGGAGGGGCCATCGCGCCGGGTGTGCAGGTGTCCTCCGATGCCGCAGCCGCCCGCAGTGCGGCCCTGCGGCGGGTGGAGCTGACGCGGCCGCGTTCCGTCGTCGGCAAGAACACAGTCGAGTGCATGCAGGCGGGGGCGGTTTTCGGATTCGCGGGGTTGGTGGACGGGCTCGTCGAGCGGGTGCGTCGGGATATCGAAGGCTTTGGCGGCGCCGGTGCCACGGTGGTGGCCACCGGTCACACGGCCCCGTTGATCCTCCCCGAGACCCATACCGTCGACCGCTACGAGGCGCACCTCACCCTCGACGGTTTGCGACTGGTGTACGAGCGCAACCGGGCTGACCAGCGCGGTAAGCCCCGCTCGGCGAAATAGAATTCTCAGACGTCAGAATCGGCGAAACAGTCTCGGAGAAGCACTACCGCTAAGCTGCCGAGACGTGACTGATCCTGACGCGCAGACCAGCTTGCCGGAACAATTTCGCATCCGGCAGGCCAAGCGCGAGAAGCTGCTCGCCGAGGGTGTTCAACCGTATCCGGTGGAGGTACCCCGAACCCACAGCCTCAAGCAGGTTCGCGATGCGTACGTGGACCTGGAGACGGACACCAGCACGGGTGATCAGGTGGGTGTGTCGGGTCGTGTCATCTTCTCCCGCAATACCGGCAAGCTGTGTTTCGCGACGCTGCAGGAGGGCGAGGGCACCTCATTGCAGGTGATGATCAGCCTCGCCGGCGTCGGTGAGCAGGCTCTGGCCGACTGGAAGACCGACGTGGACCTCGGCGACATCGTGTTCGTACAAGGAGAGGTCATCAGCTCACGCCGAGGCGAACTGAGCGTCTTGGCGGACAGCTGGCAGATGGCTTCCAAGTCGTTGCGTCCGCTTCCCGTTGCTCACAAGGAGATGTCCGAAGAGACCAGAGTGCGCCAGCGATATGTGGATCTCATCGTGCGGCCCGAGGCGCGTCAGATTGCGCGGCAGCGTGTCGCGGTGATGCGCGCCGTTCGTGATGCTCTGCACCGACGGGAATTCCTGGAGTTGGAGACGCCGATCCTGCAGACCCTCGCCGGAGGTGCTGCGGCCCGACCGTTCATTACGCATTCCAACGCGCTCGATATCGACCTGTATCTGCGTATTGCACCGGAACTTTTCCTGAAAAGAGCGCTCGTCGGCGGCTTCGACAAGATTTTTGAGCTCAACAGAGTTTTTCGAAATGAGGGATCAGATTCGACGCATTCTCCCGAATTCGTGATGCTGGAAACATATGAGACGTACGGCACATACGACACCGCTGCAACAATGATTCGCGAGCTCATACAGGAGGTAGCGGACGACGCAATGGGTACCAGGCAGGTGGCGTTGCCCGACGGGTCGACCTACGACTTGGACGGTGAGTGGACGACGATGGAAATGTATCCGTCGTTGTCGGAAGCTCTTGGCGAGGAGATCACCCCTGATACGCCGATTGCCACGCTATGGAAGATCGCGGAGCGAGTGGGCGCAGAGATTCCCACCGACCGCGGCTACGGCCACGGAAAACTCATCGAAGAACTGTGGGAGCACCAGGTCGGTGACAAAATGTACGCACCGACGTTTGTCAGAGATTTCCCAGTTGAGACGTCGCCACTGACTCGTCAGCACCGAAGCATCTCCGGCGTGACCGAGAAGTGGGATTTGTATGTTCGAGGCTTCGAATTGGCAACTGGATACTCGGAGTTGATCGATCCCGTGATTCAGCGTGAAAGGTTCGTTGACCAGGCTCGTTTGGCCGCAGCTGGTGATGATGAGGCGATGAGCCTCGACGAGGATTTCCTCAGTGCGATGGAACACGCAATGCCTCCGGCGGCGGGAACCGGCATGGGTATCGACCGGTTGTTGATGGCACTTACCGGACTGGGAATTCGCGAGACGATCTTGTTTCCGATCGTCCGACCTACGCTTTGATCTACACGTTCGAATTTTTGTCTCGCTTTTCAACTATGAGTCAACTATGCGTGTAGTGAATCGCTTGCCTTGAGTGGAACACGCGCAGCCTTGCGCGTATGTTGAACTTTGCGGCAATCCGTGGCATGTTTGAAGTGGACCAACGGGGGTTCCGCTTTTGGAAGGACAAAGGGAATGGCTAAGAAGGTCACGGTTACGCTTGTCGATGACGTCGATGGCGAGGCGCCAGCCGACGAGACCGTTGAATTCGGTATTGACGGCGTGACTTACGAGATCGACCTTTCTTCTAAGAATGCAGAGAAGCTGCGTAATCAGCTCACTACATGGGTCGAACATGCTCGTCGCGTCAGTGGGCGCCGTCGTGGCCGGGGGAGTTCGGGGTCGGGTCGCGGTCGCGCGAGCATCGATCGTGAGCAGAGTGCCGCGATCCGTGAGTGGGCGCGCAAGAACGGTCACAATGTGTCCTCACGTGGCCGCATTCCCGCCGAAGTTGTCGACGCGTTCAACGCCGCCAACTAAGGCCGCCAACTAAGACCTCCGCCTAAACCCGTCGACTTGCGGGTCCCCCGGGAATTTCGCTTACGGCGAAGTCGGATCAAAATCGGAAACGTTTTCACCGCATCTGGCGTTGTTCGGTTGCCTAACAAGCACCGCCGGGTGCGGTGATTCGCATTTTTGGGGACGGTTCCTCCGGGTTCCGACGGGTTCCGCTGAGTACCCGGGAGCCATCTCCAGGTATGCGAGCACCGCGCCGACTACGGCCGACCACTAGAGTGGCGATTAGGTCCTAGTGCCAGCGGGGATGAGCCGTTTGGGGGGAGCCCCGAGCGGCACGATGAACCGCTTGCGCAAAGGCCGGACGAGGAAGCGAGGGAGACCGATGTTCGAGAGATTCACTGACCGCGCACGGCGGGTGGTCGTGCTGGCCCAAGAAGAGGCCCGCATGCTCAATCACAACTACATCGGCACCGAGCACATCCTGCTGGGTCTGATTCACGAGGGCGAGGGCGTCGCCGCCAAGTCGCTGGAGTCGCTGGGTATTTCCCTGGAAGGGGTGCGCAGCCAGGTCGAGGAAATCATCGGCCAGGGGCAGCAGGCACCGTCCGGGCACATCCCCTTCACGCCGCGCGCCAAGAAGGTGCTGGAACTGAGCCTGCGCGAGGCGCTGCAGCTCGGCCACAACTACATCGGCACCGAGCACATCCTGCTGGGCCTCATCCGTGAAGGTGAAGGCGTCGCGGCTCAGGTGCTCGTCAAGCTGGGTGCCGAGCTGACCCGGGTGCGTCAGCAGGTCATCCAGTTGCTGAGCGGCTACCAGGGTAAGGAGACCACCGAATCCGGTACCGGCGGCCGTGGTGGCGAGGCTGGAACTCCGTCGACCTCCCTGGTTCTCGACCAGTTCGGCCGCAACCTGACCGCCGCCGCCATGGAAGGCAAGCTTGACCCGGTCATCGGCCGGGAAAAGGAAATCGAGCGGGTCATGCAGGTGCTGAGCCGGCGCACCAAGAACAACCCGGTGCTTATCGGTGAGCCCGGTGTCGGCAAGACCGCCGTTGTCGAGGGCCTGGCACAGGCCATCGTGCACGGTGAGGTGCCCGAGACCCTGAAGAACAAGCAGCTGTACACCCTGGACCTCGGGTCCCTGGTGGCCGGCAGCCGCTATCGCGGTGACTTCGAGGAACGCCTCAAGAAGGTGCTCAAGGAGATCAACACCCGCGGCGACATCATCCTGTTCATCGATGAGCTGCACACGCTGGTCGGGGCGGGCGCGGCCGAGGGCGCGATCGATGCGGCCTCCATCCTCAAGCCCAAGCTGGCCCGTGGCGAGCTGCAGACGATCGGTGCGACCACCCTCGACGAGTACCGCAAGTACATCGAGAAGGACGCCGCACTGGAGCGCCGTTTCCAACCGGTGCAGGTGGGTGAGCCGACCGTTGAGCACACCATCGAGATCCTCAAGGGTCTGCGTGACCGCTATGAGGCGCACCACCGGGTGTCCATCACCGACGGCGCGCTGGTCGCGGCGGCCACTCTGGCCGACCGGTACATCAACGACCGGTTCTTGCCGGACAAGGCGATCGACCTGATCGATGAGGCCGGTGCTCGCATGCGCATCCGCCGGATGACCGCTCCGCCAGACCTGCGCGAGTTCGACGAGAAGATCGCCGATGCGCGCCGGGAGAAGGAGTCGGCGATCGACGCCCAGGATTTCGAGAAGGCCGCGCGACTGCGCGACTCCGAGAAGCAACTGGTCGCGCAGCGGGCAGATCGCGAAAAGCAGTGGCGTTCAGGTGATCTGGATGTTGTGGCCGAGGTCGATGATGAGCAGATCGCCGAGGTGCTGGGTAACTGGACCGGTATCCCGGTGTTCAAGTTGACCGAGGAGGAAACCACTCGGCTGCTGCGCATGGAGGATGAACTGCACAAGCGGATCATCGGCCAGGAAGACGCCGTCAAGGCTGTCTCGAAGGCTATCCGCCGTACGCGTGCAGGTCTGAAGGACCCGCGGCGCCCCTCGGGTTCGTTCATCTTCGCCGGCCCGTCCGGTGTCGGCAAGACCGAACTGTCCAAGGCGCTGGCCAACTTCCTGTTCGGCGACGACGACGCGCTCATCCAGATCGACATGGGTGAGTTCCACGACCGTTTCACCGCTTCAAGGCTTTTCGGTGCTCCTCCGGGATACGTCGGATACGAGGAGGGTGGCCAGCTCACCGAGAAGGTGCGTCGCAAGCCGTTCAGCGTCGTGCTGTTCGACGAGATCGAGAAGGCTCACCAGGAGATCTACAACACCCTGTTGCAGGTCCTCGAGGACGGACGTCTTACCGACGGCCAGGGTCGCACAGTCGATTTCAAGAACACGGTGCTGATCTTCACCTCTAACCTGGGCACTTCGGACATCTCGAAGGCCGTGGGTCTCGGGTTCTCCGAGGGCGGCGGTGGCTCGAACTACGAGCGGATGAAGCAGAAGGTCAACGACGAGCTCAAGAAGCACTTCCGGCCTGAGTTCCTGAACCGCATCGATGACATCATCGTCTTCGAGCAGCTGACGCAGGAACAGATCATCGAGATGGTCGATCTGATGATCGGACGGGTGGGCAAGCAGCTCAAGGCCAAGGACATGGCGATGGAGCTCTCCGACAAGGCCAAGGCGCTGCTGGCCAAGCGTGGGTTCGATCCGGTGTTGGGTGCGCGGCCGCTGCGTCGGACCATCCAGCGCGAGATCGAGGACACCCTTTCGGAGAAGATCCTCTTCAACGAGGTCGGTCCCGGCGAGCTGGTCACGGTCGACGTCGAAGGCTGGGACGGCGAGGGTGCCGGCGAGGACGCGAAGTTCACCTTCGTCGGCCGTCCGAAGCCCGCACTGGTCACCGGCGAAGAGCCCGCCGCAGACTTGGCGGCCTCCGCCTCGGAGTAGTCGGTTCTGTTCGAACGCCCGGTTGCCGCATCACGCGGCGGCCGGGCGTTCGGCGTTTCCGGGTGAGCTGCGTAGGGTCGGGGAATGGACATCAGTTCTGAGCCGTCGGCGCGGGGTGAGCGTCGTCGGATACGCACTCGCACAGCGTTGTTGAATGCTGCGGAGAGCCTGTTGTCACAGCGTTCGGCCGATGCTGTGCGCATGGAGGACGTTGCCGAGGTGGCGGGCATCTCTCCGGCTTCGGTATACGTCCATTTCGGTACGAAGGATGCGCTGGTGTCGGCGGTCATACAGCGCCTGCTCGAGATGTCGATGGCTGAGCTAACCGCCGCTTACTCAAGTGAGGGAACGGCATTCGAACAGGTGCGGCAGGCAGGGCTGGCCTATATGCGACTCCTGATCGATCACCCGGCCTTGACGCGGTATCTGTCTTTGAACGCGATCGGTGGACCGGCCAACCCCTTCGACGAGGAGGTCGCCGAGCCTGTCGCCGCGCTGCGGACGGCCTTCGAGGAGCGCATCCAAGCTGCGGTGGACAGTGGTGAGATCCGCCCGCTGGACAGCCGATTGCTCTCGTACTTTCTGTTTGGCGCATGGAACGGGGTGGCCGCGCTGGCGCTGCGAGAGGACGGTGCTCGGCTCACCGCGCAGGAGGTGGAGGACTGTCTGGTGCAAGCGCGTGAGCTACTGACCTGGGGTGTTGCCCCCATTGCTTAATTTAGAGTCTGACTCTAAACTTCTCGCCCATGACGTCCACAACGCTCCGGCGGGTTGATCCCACCGAACGCGCCGCGCCGGCGCGGCGTGCTTACGTCGCCTTCCTGGGGACTCGTGTGGGGCGCTGGACTGCGATCAACATCGCACCGAAGGCGGACCCGTGGCTGCTGACGATCTCGGGTGGACGTGTGGGTATGGCCTTGATACTGCCGTCCACACTGCTCACCACCAGGGGAGCTAAGACTGGGCGGGCGCGGAGCAACGCGGTGCTGTATTTCAACGACGGCGCGGATGTCATCGTGATTGCCTCCAGTTACGGCAGGGAGAGCAATCCGTCCTGGTACTACAACCTCACGACGCACCCGGCGGTCACAGTCGGCGATGGGCAGTCCATGACGGCAACTGAGGTAGCGGAGGAGTCTGAGCGAATCCGGTTGTGGAGCTTGGCCGACCGGATCTACCCTCTGTTCGCCGACTACCGGGTGCGCGCCGCGGCGTCTGGCCGCACCATCCCGATTATCCGACTGAGTGAAAATGCCTGAAACAAAAGAGCTCTCGATATCGCGAGTGTTCTACGTCGCGACGGCGGCGGTGGCCATCCTGTACATCCCGCTGGCCGTCAATTACACCTGGCCGCTGTTTTTTCCCGGGGCGCCCCGGCTGCAGGACGGGTTGAACACCCTGATCAATGGCCACGCCTACGCCGTGGGAGAGGGCTCGGTTGAGGCAGTCCGCCACGTCGACTACGCCCAGCATCGAACCGTGATGGCGGTGCACACCACCCTGGGCGCTATCGCCTTGGGGTTGGCGATGTTTCAATTCTCTACTGGACTGCGTTCCCGGTATCCGGCCGCGCATCGATGGATGGGTAGGGCCTACCTGGCGTTGATGAGCGTCAGCATGTTGACGGCGATCATCTTCCTGGTGGCAGCACCGTATGTCGGACACTTCATCGGCCGGGCCTTCGATCTGCAGCTGTGGGCATTGGCGCTGGGCACCTTGGGTAGTTCGTGGTTCGCGTTGTACGCGATCCGGAATCGCGACGTGATCACCCACCGCGCGTGGATGGGTTACGGCATCGCGTTGATGATGACGGCACCACTGCTCAGGGTGCTGTGGATCGGTCTGCAGCCGATCGTCCCCCAGCATGATCTGCTGACCAACCTCGGTGCCAGCGCCATAGTGCTTGGCGTCGCAGCCCCTTTCGGCGCCGCAGCCGCCTTCGTGTTGACGCAGCCTGTCAGGGCGAGGGTTTGTGTGCCGAGTTCCGCGTCTTCGACATACGCATGGATCGTGGGAGTGGCAGTACTGGGGTCGGCCGGCTACGCCGCGCTGGCGTCGCGCCTGCCCGATTCCATTCCGCGCTCGCTGGCTGCCTACCACGTGGTACCGGTGTGGATCGCCATCGTGATCACTCTTACCGGTGTGTGGCACGCTCGCGTGCGCGATGACGGTGCGCGCGAACAGCGCTGGCGTTGGCTGCTGTGCGGTGTGGCGAGCGCTCCCGTCGCGGCCTGCCTGACTGTCCTGGTCAGTGCGCCGGTGTACACGGCACCGGACGCAGTCATCGCGGGTGGGATGGTGGGTGCACCCGGACCGATAGCCGTCGCCTTCGCGCTCATTGTCTACGTCGCCGCGCGCCGGGTATCACGACCGACCGCCCAACCACAAGACTCGGTTCCATCGGTACGGGAGCCCGTCTCGCGGTGACCTCAGCTGGCGCTGTCAGGCTCAGCCTCACTGTCGCGGCTCTCCGTTCTCGTCGTAGAACTGCGGGTACAACCGCGCCCGTGTGGCTTTTATCTGGGCCCAGTACTCGTCATCGGACAGCTGTATCCAGTCGCGGAACTCCACGAAGGGAACGGCCCGCCCTCCCGACACATAGTCGACGTAGAAGTGATATTCGCCGGGACTATGCGGGATCACCTCGTCGGCGATGAGAGCGCGCGCACCAGTCATGTGATTGGTCCAGCTGACTTGAACCGAGCGAGATTCGGCGACAAACAACATCGCCATCTCGGCCGGTTTTCCGGCCCGGTAGCCGAGGCGTCGCAGCTTCTCCTTGTCGAATGAGTCGGTGGCGGAACCGTTCTGAGCGAATACCTTCCATGCCACCTCGCCTGCAACAGAGGCGAGGAAATGTTGATCGATGATGCGAACCAGTACATCCCCAAGCCGCGCGTCGTCTCCGAACTTCCACACTTCAGCATGTGATTCGACGTCATCGCCCATCGCGACACTCTGACGATCGATATGAATGTGCATCACACCTCAACGATCCCATGCAGGCTCTCGGCAAAGCTGTTGCTCGACGTATCAGTTTCGCAGCAGGGGCCTTAGTTCTTGCCCCAGGCTGTGGATGTATCCGAGAAGATCGGGCTCGTTTCCGGTGGGGGATGCGATGAAGTCTGTGACCCCTAGGTCGCGTAACGCGAGCAGCTGTCCGGCGACCTCATCGGCGTTGCCGCCGATACCCGGAGTCAAAGGATATCCCGGGATAATGGCCCGGGTCGCTGGCGATGAGCTGGGCGGCTCCGGGGCCGACACTGATGGTGCGGCTCAGAAAGATTCGGTGATCTGGGCCGGGATCGATGAGAGCGCGGTGCGCGGCGATGCTCTCGGCGGGAACCATGCTGGTCAACAACGTGCCATCGCCCAGACGGCTGGCCAGCCG contains:
- the lsr2 gene encoding histone-like nucleoid-structuring protein Lsr2; the protein is MAKKVTVTLVDDVDGEAPADETVEFGIDGVTYEIDLSSKNAEKLRNQLTTWVEHARRVSGRRRGRGSSGSGRGRASIDREQSAAIREWARKNGHNVSSRGRIPAEVVDAFNAAN
- a CDS encoding DUF2306 domain-containing protein; this encodes MPETKELSISRVFYVATAAVAILYIPLAVNYTWPLFFPGAPRLQDGLNTLINGHAYAVGEGSVEAVRHVDYAQHRTVMAVHTTLGAIALGLAMFQFSTGLRSRYPAAHRWMGRAYLALMSVSMLTAIIFLVAAPYVGHFIGRAFDLQLWALALGTLGSSWFALYAIRNRDVITHRAWMGYGIALMMTAPLLRVLWIGLQPIVPQHDLLTNLGASAIVLGVAAPFGAAAAFVLTQPVRARVCVPSSASSTYAWIVGVAVLGSAGYAALASRLPDSIPRSLAAYHVVPVWIAIVITLTGVWHARVRDDGAREQRWRWLLCGVASAPVAACLTVLVSAPVYTAPDAVIAGGMVGAPGPIAVAFALIVYVAARRVSRPTAQPQDSVPSVREPVSR
- a CDS encoding TetR/AcrR family transcriptional regulator, which produces MDISSEPSARGERRRIRTRTALLNAAESLLSQRSADAVRMEDVAEVAGISPASVYVHFGTKDALVSAVIQRLLEMSMAELTAAYSSEGTAFEQVRQAGLAYMRLLIDHPALTRYLSLNAIGGPANPFDEEVAEPVAALRTAFEERIQAAVDSGEIRPLDSRLLSYFLFGAWNGVAALALREDGARLTAQEVEDCLVQARELLTWGVAPIA
- a CDS encoding type III pantothenate kinase, with product MLLAIDVRNTHTVLGLVSGTGEHAKVVQHWRIRTEPEITADELALTIDGLIGDDSETLTGVAALSTVPSVLHEMRGMFDQYWSAVPQVLIEPGVRTGLPLLVDNPKEVGADRIVNCLAAHNRFGSACIVVDFGSSICVDVVSAKGEFLGGAIAPGVQVSSDAAAARSAALRRVELTRPRSVVGKNTVECMQAGAVFGFAGLVDGLVERVRRDIEGFGGAGATVVATGHTAPLILPETHTVDRYEAHLTLDGLRLVYERNRADQRGKPRSAK
- the lysS gene encoding lysine--tRNA ligase translates to MTDPDAQTSLPEQFRIRQAKREKLLAEGVQPYPVEVPRTHSLKQVRDAYVDLETDTSTGDQVGVSGRVIFSRNTGKLCFATLQEGEGTSLQVMISLAGVGEQALADWKTDVDLGDIVFVQGEVISSRRGELSVLADSWQMASKSLRPLPVAHKEMSEETRVRQRYVDLIVRPEARQIARQRVAVMRAVRDALHRREFLELETPILQTLAGGAAARPFITHSNALDIDLYLRIAPELFLKRALVGGFDKIFELNRVFRNEGSDSTHSPEFVMLETYETYGTYDTAATMIRELIQEVADDAMGTRQVALPDGSTYDLDGEWTTMEMYPSLSEALGEEITPDTPIATLWKIAERVGAEIPTDRGYGHGKLIEELWEHQVGDKMYAPTFVRDFPVETSPLTRQHRSISGVTEKWDLYVRGFELATGYSELIDPVIQRERFVDQARLAAAGDDEAMSLDEDFLSAMEHAMPPAAGTGMGIDRLLMALTGLGIRETILFPIVRPTL
- the clpC1 gene encoding ATP-dependent protease ATP-binding subunit ClpC, giving the protein MFERFTDRARRVVVLAQEEARMLNHNYIGTEHILLGLIHEGEGVAAKSLESLGISLEGVRSQVEEIIGQGQQAPSGHIPFTPRAKKVLELSLREALQLGHNYIGTEHILLGLIREGEGVAAQVLVKLGAELTRVRQQVIQLLSGYQGKETTESGTGGRGGEAGTPSTSLVLDQFGRNLTAAAMEGKLDPVIGREKEIERVMQVLSRRTKNNPVLIGEPGVGKTAVVEGLAQAIVHGEVPETLKNKQLYTLDLGSLVAGSRYRGDFEERLKKVLKEINTRGDIILFIDELHTLVGAGAAEGAIDAASILKPKLARGELQTIGATTLDEYRKYIEKDAALERRFQPVQVGEPTVEHTIEILKGLRDRYEAHHRVSITDGALVAAATLADRYINDRFLPDKAIDLIDEAGARMRIRRMTAPPDLREFDEKIADARREKESAIDAQDFEKAARLRDSEKQLVAQRADREKQWRSGDLDVVAEVDDEQIAEVLGNWTGIPVFKLTEEETTRLLRMEDELHKRIIGQEDAVKAVSKAIRRTRAGLKDPRRPSGSFIFAGPSGVGKTELSKALANFLFGDDDALIQIDMGEFHDRFTASRLFGAPPGYVGYEEGGQLTEKVRRKPFSVVLFDEIEKAHQEIYNTLLQVLEDGRLTDGQGRTVDFKNTVLIFTSNLGTSDISKAVGLGFSEGGGGSNYERMKQKVNDELKKHFRPEFLNRIDDIIVFEQLTQEQIIEMVDLMIGRVGKQLKAKDMAMELSDKAKALLAKRGFDPVLGARPLRRTIQREIEDTLSEKILFNEVGPGELVTVDVEGWDGEGAGEDAKFTFVGRPKPALVTGEEPAADLAASASE
- the panD gene encoding aspartate 1-decarboxylase; the protein is MFRTMMKSKIHRATVTHADLHYVGSVTIDPDLMEAADLLEGEQVTIVDIDNGARLETYAITGTRGSGVIGINGAAAHLVHPGDLVIIIAYGVMSDEEARAFTPRVVFVDSDNKQVELGEHSGDPAYVPENFGLVSPRGLV
- a CDS encoding nitroreductase/quinone reductase family protein, with translation MTSTTLRRVDPTERAAPARRAYVAFLGTRVGRWTAINIAPKADPWLLTISGGRVGMALILPSTLLTTRGAKTGRARSNAVLYFNDGADVIVIASSYGRESNPSWYYNLTTHPAVTVGDGQSMTATEVAEESERIRLWSLADRIYPLFADYRVRAAASGRTIPIIRLSENA